A region of Necator americanus strain Aroian chromosome I, whole genome shotgun sequence DNA encodes the following proteins:
- a CDS encoding hypothetical protein (NECATOR_CHRI.G916.T1) — translation MGIRRIVSKLLTGTDSSSQDSRMWMDTACIQHIEPFTTGRVTKNFTATVADELSVAKGAKVKAIYREDDWIYVHATDGKRGFVPQGYCRLNVDTHEGVQPKLNKPSAKLRRRSSRKDQENATTIPVRNYRHDDINKSSLQRFLDSLPVKKDEGQPFQTKELGRARIRHRYDAIRTDDINVWEGEEVIILNTDDKEWTYVRNRNHNEGFVPANHLDIFEQKSQAKSSVENEHRLVIEDFDGRHALDITVEQGEWITVISNDPDGWMWVRRLRDNSEGFLPSRMAVLATNL, via the exons ATGGGTATTCGACGAATCGTTTCAAAGCTTCTAACTGGAACAG attcGTCTAGTCAGGATAGCCGGATGTGGATGGACACTGCGTGTATTCAACACATAGAACCATTCACCACTGGAAGAGTGACGAAGAATTTCACAGCCACG GTTGCCGATGAGCTCTCCGTAGCAAAAGGAGCCAAGGTGAAAGCCATCTATCGTGAAGACGACTGGATCTACGTCCATGCTACGGATGGGAAACGTGGTTTCGTGCCTCAAGGTTATTGTCGATTAAATGTAGACACGCATGAAG GCGTTCAACCGAAACTGAACAAACCATCAGCAAAGTTACGTCGAAGAAGTTCGAGAAAAGACCAAGAAAACGCAACGACGATTCCC GTCAGAAATTACCGGCATGATGACATCAACAAATCTAGCCTGCAAAGGTTCCTGGATAGCCTTCCagtgaaaaaggatgaaggacagccatttCAAACA AAAGAGCTTGGCCGCGCTAGAATTCGTCATCGATACGACGCTATCAGGACGGACGACATTAACGTGTGGGAAGGAGAGGAG GTCATCATCCTGAACACTGATGATAAGGAATGGACCTACGTTCGTAACAGAAACCATAATGAAGGATTTGTGCCAGCAAACCATCTTGACATTTTTGA ACAAAAATCCCAAGCGAAATCTAGCGTAGAAAATGAGCATCGTCTTGTGATTGAGGATTTTGATGGACGTCATGCTCTGGACATTACCGTAGAGCAAGGCGAGTGGATTACGGTAATCTCCAATGAT cCAGATGGATGGATGTGGGTACGACGTTTACGAGATAATAGTGAAGGATTCCTGCCTTCGCGAATGGCTGTTCTAGCCACTAATTTATGA
- a CDS encoding hypothetical protein (NECATOR_CHRI.G916.T2), with translation MDTACIQHIEPFTTGRVTKNFTATVADELSVAKGAKVKAIYREDDWIYVHATDGKRGFVPQGYCRLNVDTHEGVQPKLNKPSAKLRRRSSRKDQENATTIPVRNYRHDDINKSSLQRFLDSLPVKKDEGQPFQTKELGRARIRHRYDAIRTDDINVWEGEEVIILNTDDKEWTYVRNRNHNEGFVPANHLDIFEQKSQAKSSVENEHRLVIEDFDGRHALDITVEQGEWITVISNDPDGWMWVRRLRDNSEGFLPSRMAVLATNL, from the exons ATGGACACTGCGTGTATTCAACACATAGAACCATTCACCACTGGAAGAGTGACGAAGAATTTCACAGCCACG GTTGCCGATGAGCTCTCCGTAGCAAAAGGAGCCAAGGTGAAAGCCATCTATCGTGAAGACGACTGGATCTACGTCCATGCTACGGATGGGAAACGTGGTTTCGTGCCTCAAGGTTATTGTCGATTAAATGTAGACACGCATGAAG GCGTTCAACCGAAACTGAACAAACCATCAGCAAAGTTACGTCGAAGAAGTTCGAGAAAAGACCAAGAAAACGCAACGACGATTCCC GTCAGAAATTACCGGCATGATGACATCAACAAATCTAGCCTGCAAAGGTTCCTGGATAGCCTTCCagtgaaaaaggatgaaggacagccatttCAAACA AAAGAGCTTGGCCGCGCTAGAATTCGTCATCGATACGACGCTATCAGGACGGACGACATTAACGTGTGGGAAGGAGAGGAG GTCATCATCCTGAACACTGATGATAAGGAATGGACCTACGTTCGTAACAGAAACCATAATGAAGGATTTGTGCCAGCAAACCATCTTGACATTTTTGA ACAAAAATCCCAAGCGAAATCTAGCGTAGAAAATGAGCATCGTCTTGTGATTGAGGATTTTGATGGACGTCATGCTCTGGACATTACCGTAGAGCAAGGCGAGTGGATTACGGTAATCTCCAATGAT cCAGATGGATGGATGTGGGTACGACGTTTACGAGATAATAGTGAAGGATTCCTGCCTTCGCGAATGGCTGTTCTAGCCACTAATTTATGA
- a CDS encoding hypothetical protein (NECATOR_CHRI.G916.T3), protein MQGEKELGRARIRHRYDAIRTDDINVWEGEEVIILNTDDKEWTYVRNRNHNEGFVPANHLDIFEQKSQAKSSVENEHRLVIEDFDGRHALDITVEQGEWITVISNDPDGWMWVRRLRDNSEGFLPSRMAVLATNL, encoded by the exons atgcagggagag AAAGAGCTTGGCCGCGCTAGAATTCGTCATCGATACGACGCTATCAGGACGGACGACATTAACGTGTGGGAAGGAGAGGAG GTCATCATCCTGAACACTGATGATAAGGAATGGACCTACGTTCGTAACAGAAACCATAATGAAGGATTTGTGCCAGCAAACCATCTTGACATTTTTGA ACAAAAATCCCAAGCGAAATCTAGCGTAGAAAATGAGCATCGTCTTGTGATTGAGGATTTTGATGGACGTCATGCTCTGGACATTACCGTAGAGCAAGGCGAGTGGATTACGGTAATCTCCAATGAT cCAGATGGATGGATGTGGGTACGACGTTTACGAGATAATAGTGAAGGATTCCTGCCTTCGCGAATGGCTGTTCTAGCCACTAATTTATGA
- a CDS encoding hypothetical protein (NECATOR_CHRI.G917.T1) has translation MDINYLELTSSVIPQLYKGAQVVQLSTVSYVSILYFLCMKGSTMVVSDINRMALPNRSIIGMAVLKRTV, from the exons ATGGACATCAACTATCTAGAGTTGACGTCCTCTGTGATACCGCAGTTGTACAAAGGCGCACAG GTGGTACAATTATCGACTGTGTCTTATGTatctattctttattttctttgca TGAAAGGGAGCACAATGGTTGTTTCTGATATCAACCGGATGGCACTCCCAAATCGGAGTATTATCGGGATGGCAGTCTTGAAGAGGACAGTGTAG
- a CDS encoding hypothetical protein (NECATOR_CHRI.G918.T1) yields the protein MGTVRYPQPLRQPILRGNYWQQRSLIALRSSYTPPITSSIFGPHRLSSLDATECDLPVLSVICRCLTRNRADIISMGSASRRSQAPIDHTAGQLSNEPKAPQ from the exons ATGGGTACCGTTAGGTATCCGCAGCCTCTACGACAGCCTATCCTTAGGGGAAACTACTGGCAACagcgatcgttaattgcgctgcgttcgTCTTATACaccgcccatcacatcgtccatcttTGGCCCTCATCGTCTGAG TAGCCTAGATGCGACTGAATGCGATCTTCCAGTGCTTTCTGTGATCTGCCGTTGTTTGACCAGAAATCGT GCTGACATAATTTCTATGGGATCAGCTTCACGAAGATCGCAAGCACCTATTGACCACACTGCTGGACAACTATCTAACGAGCCGAAGGCCCCCCAG TGA
- a CDS encoding hypothetical protein (NECATOR_CHRI.G918.T2) translates to MGTVRYPQPLRQPILRGNYWQQRSLIALRSSYTPPITSSIFGPHRLSSLDATECDLPVLSVICRCLTRNRADIISMGSASRRSQAPIDHTAGQLSNEPKAPQDPISFPQSGEKLANNNGGDIVTQIENTQLF, encoded by the exons ATGGGTACCGTTAGGTATCCGCAGCCTCTACGACAGCCTATCCTTAGGGGAAACTACTGGCAACagcgatcgttaattgcgctgcgttcgTCTTATACaccgcccatcacatcgtccatcttTGGCCCTCATCGTCTGAG TAGCCTAGATGCGACTGAATGCGATCTTCCAGTGCTTTCTGTGATCTGCCGTTGTTTGACCAGAAATCGT GCTGACATAATTTCTATGGGATCAGCTTCACGAAGATCGCAAGCACCTATTGACCACACTGCTGGACAACTATCTAACGAGCCGAAGGCCCCCCAG GATCCTATAAGCTTTCCGCAATCTGGCGAGAAATTGGCTAACAACAATGGTGGTGATATCGTAACTCAGATAGAAAATACGCAGCTCTTCTAA